Below is a window of Lytechinus variegatus isolate NC3 chromosome 4, Lvar_3.0, whole genome shotgun sequence DNA.
GGTAAATGATGTTCTTTCAGAAAGTTGTTCTATATACATGAAATAACTACAATAGGAGGCTTTTGCTCCGTGGCGTGCAGAGGGTTCAAGAAACCAgcaaatgcaataaaaatgcACACCAATGACACAGACCAACTCGGAGGGGGTTTGGGGGAAAATGGGTTACCCCTAACAAGAGTTTCGACCCACGTTTCTAAGCCGAAGGAAAGTTGCAAATttgtcgtttgtccagaatcACGGACAAAGCTTCGGTCTTGATTCAGCAATAATTTTCGACGAGCACTTCTCGGTGGTTCTTTATCATGAAGGGTATTTGACAGAACGTTTTTGCTCTTCCCCTCCGTACTTCTTGGGGTGAAGAATTCCCCATTAGCTTTTACTTTTCACCGACTGAATGGTCTGATATTTATTTGCATCCACTTACATACAGCTGGCTAAGAAGGGGTACCTGGTGGAAGAGAACTCGATACAAGAAATCGGCGCAACTCAGCCAAGCCAACCCGTCAAGATGCAGAAACGAATCTACCCCGGTAATCCGTCCACCAACAGTTACTCCAGAAGTACGTATAGATGTCAACTCCgaatgtatattttgatatcaatGACGATGTTGATTGATAATTGTCAAAAGATGACAACTTAATAGTTCaacaaatttgtaatttttatcattatagtTATCATAtgtcatattatcattattaccacaATCGTAAGCTCTGAAAAATAGAAGGTTTAACAATGTTGATGATACTAAATGATGATTGTAGCTATAAAGTTGACAATTGAATAGTTCTAGGTATCAAGATTGTTATTTTCATCCTTTTTGTTCTCACCATTGTCGCGACTGTAATGATTACTAAAAGTCATCACCATCATGGTCTTTGTTATAAGGATTGAGGACAGTATTAGTACCATCATGTTGGAGGTTTGTGTGTTTTGAAGTGAGTGGGTGtgcgtgtttgtgtgtgaacGGAAAGGAGGGTACTTGGCTACAATGGCGGAATGCACCGCTAAAACTGCAATATCTTTCTCGGTGGCCTTTCTTCACCCCGTTCATCTTGAAACTAGTGCCAAAccaattttgtattttgtatttccaCAGGTCTTAGcactcttttttcttttatccaatttttattttcaatcttctttCTTTGATAGACAATGCCTCTGATGTGACTATATTCATCCTTGACACTGGAGTGATGCCTACGCATGATGAGTTCCAGTACATGGGCAATAGCAGGATTATATTTCATAACGATACCATAACACCAGAGGTGAGTGTATATTATTGCTTGATTTACATGTGAAAGGCAAAATGGTTAATGTCATTTGGATGGGGATCATTGTCTGAACAGAAAGAGTGTTTCGTGCGCAGAATATGGTTTAAATGAGCTGCACTTGGTACTGTCTTGGATACATTTTTGTTACATAAGACCGGGCATGGTgactcagtggtagagcgtctgcctcatgaacgggaggtcgcgCAAGCGATGTCTAATTGTAACATTATTTTCACCAATagatatttatcatgtttattgaatGTTTGATCCACGACACGATGTTTCTGGgattttataatgaaaaatgttGTACAGTCCTATCATAACCTTGATTTCTCATTTGTAGACACCAATCACGTTCGATATGAACGGCCATGGAACCCGCTGCGCCAGCGTGGCCGTTGGCAGTCATATCGGAATAGCTCGAAACGCCACCATAAGGAGCATTCGGGTAGCCGATGCGACGGGCTCTGCCAAtgctgatgacgtcattgcaggTTTGTCACTCTTACAACCATTCATGAAAGGGATCCAAACTGTGTGGGTTGATTAATCTACTTTGAACCAAAATCCGAATATACAGCAGGCAAAACGTCCCTAATAGGCCTATTTTGTGTGAATGATTCgaatatattttaaaagatattacatgtatataaaaattaGAAAGTAACATCAAGAATCACTAAAATTAACAAGGTGATGAAATGTACAAGAAGACCATTTCCAAATGCAATTGGAATACAGGCCTACCTTATTTGCTTCATTTCTGTAGCGTGCAAAAACACACACATCTCGTTTTATATCGGAAATCTGGCCAGGGAACAGTGATTGGAAGATGCCAAATAATGCGGGAGCAAGGATGTAGCCTTGCGGGACGCTCTTATTTATTCAGGAGGCGAATGAAGTTAACCTTTTTTCTGTATGATGTCTTCCATGATCATTGATGAAAATGTATGGTAGGCTAAAACCTCTACAGCTTTTGTGGATATCTAATTTTAGAAACAGGCAAAATTGAGACATCCCATTCTCAAATCGCAAtgtccgattctgatgaaatgtTCAAAGTTTTGTTTGCCCACTACACAGCATCTGTTCAAATCACATATTTCATCCTTGAGCACCCctcttattttcataaaattgctCGTCATATATGATAGtgccaaataaaaatcaacttattttcaaactatcaaAACAACACTTCatgtcttgcccccccccccgcttccgccgcctatgactTGCTCCCCCCCCATAAGATTACGGATGCAGCTCACTTTCACCATTTTTGACATCCTGTCCAGGTGTCAACAACGTACAGGAATGGTGGAACAGCAACACTGATAAGAAATGTGTCGTGTCCTACTCCATGTCGTCCAATTCGAATACTGCGACTATCAACTATGCGTTCGGGAACCTCACCCTGAATACAGACTGTGTGATAGTCGTGGCTGCGGGAAACCAGGGAGCAAACATCCTCACTGCTGACGCATGCGATTACTCTCCTTCTACGGTACCTGAGGTAAGTGTGCTGGTTAATTGCCACCTGGCCCAGACCCACTTTGTCTACTTTCCGTTTAAGTCTAGGTGACACTGTATAACCGAATCAGCAGCGAATCCATCCGAATACACGTATTTGCGAATATTCTGGAGTATGCTGTACTCCCTCCCCGAGTGCAAGAAAATTCGCGAGGGATTCGGCACACAGGGATTCGGCtcgttttgaaatgttcaaaaccagccgCATACCCTCCAACATAATTCCGGCATGAGGCCAAGATAAATTTCATTCGGACCACATTCGGAATTTGTTCggatggaattcggttggatTCTGGGAGGCAGTCGGGGTATTCTGGGCAGTCAATTCTTGGTGATTCTACTCGTATTCGGGACCCATTCTGGACATATTCGCCATTGATTCGGGGAGCTCCCCGTTTCATTGACGAATCGAACAGAATCGGTCCGAATTTAGTCGAGAGAATTCGGCCTTGGTGTAGCACTGGCTTCAGTTTCATCCCAGATCATCTACTCTGCTAaaaagaacacagtgtcccacagtgtattcacagtgcagaacacaatgtgaactcaccttcacactgtttgatTCGATCATTTTAACAGCAGTGTGAATCtcatattcacatagtcgaccatgtgaacacgctgtgtacagtcacactgtcgaggtttctacagtgtgaaaatatcttcacgcTGTTAAACCTGAGCATGTTACTAGGGTGAACAATATTTTGACAGTCCACTATGTCAACGCACTGTGTCCTTCCCAGCAGGGTAATTCTAATCAGTCTGTTAGCCgtttcatttggtctacttgTCAATTTATCCCCCTTTGTACCGTTTTGTTTAATTAATTTCCGGTTAGCTAGGCAATACCTTTTCCTCTGGCATGTCTTGGCTAAATGACCACTAGTCTTAGTCTATTATAACTTGATAAAATGGTATAAATCGGGATTTCACTGACAAAGTGCAAAATAATCAATATCCGAAGTGGAAAATTAGACCATCTGGGTTTTAGACGAAATAATAACATAGATAAAAATCGGTATTTCCTATTAGACTGTGAAGTAGACCAATAATTGTTTTGCTTTGTAACTCATAGATTTTCTAATATGTATTTGTTGCTCCCATCTGGGACTTAAGTGTTTAGTATGCCTTGACTGGGGATCGAACCGAAATCCCGTTGATGACGTGGGGTGTTCGTTCTCCTGGATGAGACCACTGGCTGACGTCGGTTAGAATCCTAGGAAGATTTGGGACATGATATTTTGCCTGgtgtatttttttgggggggggggtgggtagtGATTTTTCGTTCTTTTCATGCATTCGATTAagttttgtgtatattttgtatatttcttttatatgcatgtatttatgttttaaaggaccccatggaagaacagtggtatCTTATTGATACCGCTGAAATGGACCATCCTCCATCTGTGTGTTATGTTAAAtagatcatgtatatattttatctttttatacggatataaataaaaccaaacaaacaATACATCTTATCTAAAATTTTGTTACTATTGACCTTAGGTGATAACAGTCGGAGGGTCCAAACAAATTAAGATAAACGGTGTTAGAGTCGAGCGTCGTTTCGATATATCGAACTACGGTCCATGTGTCGACATATACGCCCCTGGGAAATCAATCGACGTTGCTTCCCCACCACCACTGAATATGCTTGGCTCCACCTCCTACTACGGGAGGTCAAGCGGCACTTCATTTTCTACTCCTGCAGTGGCAGGTAAGATACATGCCAATCATGATTCATATTCTGAATAGTCATCATTCCAGcgatttcttaatttttctattATGATATAAATTAAAAACGAGAATGATTGAAATAAAGTTAGTATTAAATTCCATTTCATTAGCTCGCAAGATGAGCAGATTTCAGACTCGTGTTGATTCATATTCAATTAGTTtgttataaaacattttgcTATCTTGTATCGATGGCTTTTGATTTGATGATCATGGATTCCTTTCGTTATATGATGATGGAATCATGGTAATTTCAGGCCCGAAAgatgagaggaaaaaaaagattaccaatattcaggactgtattttatatttaaacccgacttcacaATAGGGCGTCTGTATCTCAATGCATGCGAGCAAGAAAATAACAGGCAATATTAATAGATGACTGAATTGAGTCATCAAAGCAAATTATTACGGTCCAATGATATCCAagttatacattttatattccCTTTTATACCCCAGTTATCTAAAACCTTTGGCCtttataattgataataataatgcaatgTTATCTGATTATTTCGCTTTATGAAGCCGATTACGCGAACCTATCAAGCCTGAATAAAACGAGTAAAGGCGGCGACAAAGAAactgatattttacattttattctacGAATTAACTATGTTTGGTTTGACAGATATAATGCATACCGTCGATCTTCATAGAAAAGAAATGTATAATCAATATCTCTGGAATCTGGTTGAAATGCCTTTGCAATCTAAATGCTCGTCCGACCCGGCAAATCTGTTAGAGCcgtttaataaaaataaaggggaagaaaagaaagaagtgCGATTGAActgagaacaaaataaatatgaaagaaaataagtcgttaggaagagggagagaagataaatgaaagtaagaaAGTTTCGTTTGTCTTCTTTTCGggtttttctattttattttctttcaattcttTTAAATCTTCTTTCTCTTTACTCTCTTACTTTTTTCCGATAAAATTTGCGAACCTTTGAGTGTGGACGGATATCATAGTTACCCCCCTCCACCCCCACTGCGCATCCCCACTCCGTCTAGATAGCAACCCTCTCCTAACACCACTGTCCAGTATGATCCATGGTAAGACCGGCCTATATAGAGTGTTGTTCGAGGATGTCATACACACCGAGACATAGACATGTTAAAGCAGAAAAGTGAAGCTTCGGGGTTGGTGTTTGAAAACGCTGTTCGTACGTTACGACATTATGAAGGACTTGTGCCCATTCCTTAGGAACTAAACAAACACCAATGAAAACCTGGTGTATATTTTtcagcacaagaaagggtcgaCGGCCATAATTCAATGTCATTCCATTCCCTTTCACCTAGGTGCTGCGGCCATGATCCTCTCCACCACAACCCTCAATCCTACTGGTACTGAGACGATGACCAGTCTGGTTCGGGACATCCTTGAAAACACAAAGGGACTCCTCGACGGTCTGCCCACCAGTGGCACGCTTCAATCTAATAACGTCCTGCTAAAAATTGATGACAATACCTACTACCAGTAGACCCGGCCAATGATCCTTAGGGGATGTTGCAAGaacatatttgcaatcaattgcaaattacAATTGTAAATCTACAAACGAACGATCAACTAACGATTAAAGAAAATCTATGTAAACCGGTTGATACAAAAACGAAAGCAGACCATCGACAAATTGCAAATTTTGCATTAATTGCAAGAATTACTATTGATTTCGGGACCTGAAATTGACTTTTAAGCGATTGTAAGTTTCCTTCAACACTCTACAAGTGACAATTGTGATCATCAATGATAGTACCATTAGTATTTCAAAATACCGTGATGGTTTATTTTGATGAGGGGTCTATAGCGTCAATCATTACTGAagaaaccccccccccaaaaaaaggaagaTCTGAATTGATTTCAATGTAATTACGAATCTGTAAGGTAATGTTTAGTAATATTAGGCTAGGTATTTCTTGCGATGTGTATTTAGAGAAGATTTTTGGTTCATTTTCTTTGCTCTGCCTATTGCTAGAATCGATTCAAACCATCGGCCTGAGCCGCCGTGAATTATATTCATTCTGATTCAGATTACCAGGGTTTTTACGCTATAGCTTGAAACTGCATTGCTTAAAGTATGACACAATGTTTTATTCTAATAAAGTTGAGGGAATGCTTATTATCACACGTAACACACTTATTGTAACTCTCGTAATTCTTTAGGATAGGGTGTAGAAAGAGAAGCGCATTTTGTCTTGTCATTTTTCGATAAATTAATGcgattgtacatgtaggcctatatacaccGAATAACAAGAATACCGGGCTAGCTTTTGTTCTTTAGATTTGGTGTATTTCTTGTATACGTGCTGTGCGCGTCCTGAAATATACCAGTCGGAAATCTAGCCAGGAACACACTGCCTCGGGAGCTTTATTGTCGTATCTAGTTTCTTCATTGCATTGAGAAAAACAAACACTAATTACGAATAATAAACTAATGAAACATATTAGCAGATATGCGTTATACGCTctaaatgtttttaatttcgAGTTTCTTGTAATATTAGCCAGTGAAGGGAAAAATCATCAAGAgagtgaaataaaataaagagaaggtgagagagagagaaagagacagagagaaggAAGGTGGGGGTGTTTCTGCCGGGGCGGTGTGCGAAAGTGTGTTATTGAGAGATgggagggaaagaaaaattAGGGTTGTAAAAAATATagagagcgggggggggggggggaggggggctcgAAAGAAATACGAGTATAAGGGTGTGTATGGTATGTGCTCACACTCGGAAAAGAAATAAGGGTGTGTGGGTAATTTCTTTTGAGTGGGTGTatgggagggtgtgtgtgcggGTGTAGGGATGTGCATGGCGGTGAGTGTTAATGaacttgataatgatgatgatttcttgaaacagtggcgtagctacggggggcctgggggacacgtgccccctccccctgagatttggtgtgcccccaggtgcccccctcCTGAAAacaaattggcagagcaaaaaaaagaaaaaagggagaaagaagaaaagaaaagaaaaagagagacagaagaaaaaaagaagaggaaaataagagtaGGAAGACgagtaaatgaaataatgtgagggggagacttgcaaaaaaaatctttcatgttaccatataaaatttttgcttgcgcttcgcgccagaattcgCGCCAGGGGGTTGGGTTACAGGTGATCATccccttacattttttataCCCCACCACCCCCATAAGAATTCAGAACCCCCCTAAATAAatgttgaagactttttttgtcAACATTTGAAAAGTCACAACACTGGAACAGCCATTTAGAATCTCAACATTAAGAATGGTTCTGGTAGAATATTTTGCTATAATCTTCAAATTTCTCacattttcttcctttattcttttgttttgtcttcctttctttctatccttctttctctatttctcctTTTCTGTCTTTCCTCTTAATATTTCCccctctcttcctttccccttgtTCTTTTTGTCTCCCTCCTCTCACAtttgtttctctttcattttctttcttattcgtattttttctttgattgaaTCATCTTTTCTTTAATGTTTACGTCATCTGGTTTCTATCCTTATTGCCGCGGACACTCATTTATCCTTGATTCCGTGCCATCATACGACCGTCTTTCGTCCAGTTTGATCTCTCACTTCCAATGCTTTTATTGCTATGTCTGATAGCGGACGATGTGATAACTACATCAATTATCTTATGAAAGTGCTCGCAATTCTAGAGGGAAAACCAAACTACGTTGAAAATGATTGTAATGTATCTGTCGATACGTGGGTCGCAGATAACCCTTGGGAGTcgatttattcatgttattggTGTCAATCTAACATGACCTTCCTCTAATGGGGGGACACAAAAGAGAGAAGTGAAAAGTAATACTTACATCGGTGCCAACAAAAATTAATTGGAATCAACACGTTAATGATACATGCAAATAATATccatgtacaatatttcaatatttttttatcgtaTATGGTgatatgatcatgatcatgttaTGAACATGACGGCcaagatgatgacaatgatgatgatactaatattaatgataatgataacaattaaaaggcttttgatgataataattagaCTCCCTTTATTCATTACCTGAAAGAGTACAATGTTATAGAAAGATTCAAATTATATACAGCAccaaaaatgatatcaaatttaaaCCTAAACACCGggaacattttcttttaaatactattattattagttattatatgttattattaattttaaCCTTACTTAAATGTACGTTTCACTACACTTTCTTGGTACTCATTTaaggctcagtggtagagcgcccgcaACATGAACGGTACGATTTCCGGCCGAGTCTTACCAAAGAGTTTAAAAATTTGACCTTCACCCTTCTTGTCTGGCGCTCGACGTATGAGAAAGGAgagaaaagtaataataatatgttatgttatgcagaGCCCGCTGGAAGAACAAGCTGCTTAGAGCTGATGTGACAACCCTGCATTTGTAAACtataatcattgttattattttatcattttcagcATATTAATTGCCTAGATGGGTATAGTTTACACGAACCAAAATGTTCTCTTTACTCTCACATGTATTGGGGTCATGTACTTTATAGCCTTGTCGTAGTTTTACCCCGAAGTCCTCAGACAGCATGTATTACTCCGTGCTCTTGTGAATATTAAATTTGTTTGGATATGTTGTTAATGAAATGGTATTCATTATTTTAGCACAACGTAACATAATTAAACCAAGGACGTACGATCATATTGACAAATCACCCCTAAGAGTGGGGCTGAACTAATGATTTGAGAGAATGAAGGGATGTGATGggaaggggcgggggggggggggtcttcgcGGAATACTTGTAGCAAAGCCGCGATATCACCGCATCCATTCACGTTTCAAAGAAGTAAATGGTGCAAATGAAAGATATGGACATTAAAGAAGCAGAGCAAAAGTTACATTAAATTGCGGAATGAAACGTACACAATAAtatcttgaccatgttgaccGCTCTCTTCAAAACCTACTTCACTTCGTTCCCACTGAATATCGCAGCATTTTCGCTTGGAACCACGTCGCACGACAAATGTAAGAACACACTAAATGTATTGAAAACGCccatcaaatgacaatgaatagctgggaggtctttgtcaaaaattggtgaACAGCAGTTTCGCCCGCTCAGTTTCAGTGCTGACTGAAGactgaaaatatgtgtttttcCAGattccaggacga
It encodes the following:
- the LOC121412989 gene encoding subtilisin-like protease 1 is translated as MSKNSYKFGWVSSTVHLAEDTLLEEPRNHHHEDQYLDPDGTPRPGVVTADIVVGAAISDEDDYNEIDDDDLCDEGPPTDILRHSSLRCSCTQIYLVTADDTPGYNRLFRKLEKIPACRECTKIRRTFNGVLKFASLDTSEECALKLAKKGYLVEENSIQEIGATQPSQPVKMQKRIYPGNPSTNSYSRNNASDVTIFILDTGVMPTHDEFQYMGNSRIIFHNDTITPETPITFDMNGHGTRCASVAVGSHIGIARNATIRSIRVADATGSANADDVIAGVNNVQEWWNSNTDKKCVVSYSMSSNSNTATINYAFGNLTLNTDCVIVVAAGNQGANILTADACDYSPSTVPEVITVGGSKQIKINGVRVERRFDISNYGPCVDIYAPGKSIDVASPPPLNMLGSTSYYGRSSGTSFSTPAVAGAAAMILSTTTLNPTGTETMTSLVRDILENTKGLLDGLPTSGTLQSNNVLLKIDDNTYYQ